One window of the Streptococcus parasanguinis ATCC 15912 genome contains the following:
- the ychF gene encoding redox-regulated ATPase YchF: MALTAGIVGLPNVGKSTLFNAITKAGAEAANYPFATIDPNVGMVEVPDERLQKLTEMITPKKTVPTTFEFTDIAGIVKGASKGEGLGNKFLANIREVDAIVHVVRAFDDENVMREQGREDAFVDPLADIDTINLELILADLESVNKRYARVEKIARTQKDKDSVAEFNVLQKIKPVLEDGKSARTIEFTEEEQKVVKGLFLLTTKPVLYVANVDEDVVADPDSIDYVKQIRDFAATENAEVVVISARAEEEISELDDADKQEFLEAIGLTESGVDKLTRAAYHLLGLGTYFTAGEKEVRAWTFKRGMKAPQAAGIIHSDFEKGFIRAVTMSYDDLVKYGSEKAVKEAGRLREEGKEYVVQDGDIMEFRFNV, from the coding sequence ATGGCATTAACAGCAGGTATCGTTGGCTTACCAAATGTTGGTAAATCAACCCTATTTAACGCAATTACAAAAGCAGGAGCAGAGGCCGCAAACTATCCCTTTGCAACTATTGATCCTAATGTCGGGATGGTAGAAGTTCCAGATGAACGACTTCAAAAATTAACTGAAATGATTACTCCTAAGAAGACGGTTCCTACAACATTTGAATTTACAGATATTGCGGGGATCGTTAAAGGGGCTTCTAAAGGAGAAGGACTTGGTAATAAATTCTTGGCTAACATCCGTGAAGTAGATGCCATTGTCCATGTGGTACGTGCTTTTGATGATGAAAATGTCATGCGGGAGCAAGGTCGTGAAGATGCCTTTGTCGATCCACTGGCAGATATTGATACCATCAATTTAGAATTAATTTTAGCCGACTTAGAGTCTGTCAATAAACGCTATGCGCGTGTAGAAAAAATTGCTCGCACACAAAAAGATAAGGATTCTGTTGCGGAATTTAATGTTCTACAAAAAATCAAACCAGTTCTTGAAGATGGAAAATCAGCTCGGACCATTGAATTCACGGAGGAAGAACAAAAAGTGGTGAAAGGACTTTTCCTTTTGACTACCAAACCAGTTCTTTATGTAGCAAATGTGGATGAAGATGTTGTTGCAGATCCAGACTCTATTGACTATGTGAAGCAAATTCGTGACTTTGCGGCAACAGAGAATGCGGAAGTAGTGGTGATTTCTGCGCGTGCTGAGGAAGAAATTTCTGAGCTAGATGATGCAGATAAACAAGAATTTTTAGAGGCGATTGGCCTAACAGAGTCTGGAGTTGATAAACTTACGCGTGCAGCTTATCACTTGTTGGGACTTGGCACTTATTTCACAGCTGGTGAAAAAGAAGTGCGTGCTTGGACCTTCAAACGTGGCATGAAAGCTCCTCAAGCAGCTGGAATCATCCACTCTGATTTTGAAAAAGGATTTATTCGTGCCGTGACCATGTCCTATGATGATTTGGTCAAATACGGTTCTGAAAAGGCTGTTAAAGAAGCAGGACGCTTGCGCGAAGAAGGAAAAGAATATGTTGTCCAAGATGGGGACATCATGGAATTCCGTTTTAATGTATAA
- the pth gene encoding aminoacyl-tRNA hydrolase: MTKLIVGLGNPGDKYFETKHNVGFMLVDQMAKSLNLTFSHDKIFQADIASTFLNGEKVYFVKPTTFMNESGKAVHALLTYYGLDIEDLLVIYDDLDMEVGKIRLRAKGSAGGHNGIKSIINHIGTQTFYRIKIGIGRPKQGMSVVHHVLGKFDKDDYITILQTIDRVEEAVNDYLVEENFERSMQKYNG, from the coding sequence ATGACGAAATTAATTGTTGGATTGGGAAATCCAGGTGATAAGTATTTTGAAACGAAACACAATGTAGGCTTTATGTTAGTTGATCAAATGGCAAAGTCTTTAAATCTTACTTTCTCCCATGATAAGATTTTTCAAGCTGATATCGCCTCAACATTTTTGAATGGAGAAAAGGTCTATTTTGTAAAGCCAACCACTTTTATGAATGAGAGTGGAAAAGCAGTTCATGCCCTTCTGACTTATTATGGTCTGGATATTGAAGATCTTTTGGTTATTTACGATGATTTAGATATGGAAGTTGGCAAGATTCGTCTTCGAGCTAAAGGATCAGCTGGAGGTCATAACGGAATTAAATCGATTATTAATCATATTGGAACTCAGACTTTTTATCGAATTAAGATTGGAATTGGAAGACCTAAGCAAGGCATGTCAGTGGTTCATCATGTCTTAGGAAAATTTGATAAAGACGATTACATCACTATTCTACAAACAATCGATCGAGTAGAAGAAGCGGTTAACGATTACTTGGTAGAAGAAAATTTTGAAAGAAGCATGCAGAAATACAACGGGTAA
- the mfd gene encoding transcription-repair coupling factor, with amino-acid sequence MNVIDLVSQNSNLLSWQQGLQKNNRELILGLSATTKAIVMASAFDSIEKAVLITSSYNEAERLASDFIALLGEEKVHTFLGDDNPLAEFVFASQERQFARLEALNFLCQEDRQGILVTNVSGIKLLLPSPKVFASSIFQLKVGQEIDLTTLSDTLQKIGYQKVSQVLQQGEFSLRGDILDIFEIEQLKPYRIEFFGDEIDGIRIFDPESQRSVENVEEVQLKAVSDLLLQEEDFIRGQQQIEQLQEQSANEEFKSYLAEILGDISQRKLHPDLRKFISFFYKKQYTLFDYLPKHTPVFLDDYQKIADQIARFELDTANLLTEDLHKNRASSRQVYFADTSTTLRKYTPATYFSNFQKGLGNLKFDHLYQFNQYPMQEFFGQFDLLKEEIERYRKSNYTVIVQATSHHNLQQLHKNLEEYGIRLDYIDGDTIIPQASQLVVGGLAHGFQFVDEKIVYITESEIYQKKIKRKIRRQNISNAERLKNYNELEKGDYVVHQVHGIGQYLGIETIEISGVHRDYVSIQYQNGDRISIPVDQIQMLSKYVASDGKAPKINKLNDGRFQKTKQKVQTQVEDIADDLIKLYAERSQLEGFAYSKDDENQEAFEQDFPYIETDDQLRSIEEIKKDMESNRPMDRLLVGDVGFGKTEVAMRAAFKAVNDHKQVAVLVPTTVLAQQHYANFKERFESFAVEVAVLSRFQSKAEQKETLEKLKKGRVDIIIGTHRLLSKDVVFSDLGLIVIDEEQRFGVKHKETLKELKKKVDVLTLTATPIPRTLHMSMLGIRDLSVIETPPTNRYPVQTFVLETNPTIIRDAVLREMDRGGQAYYLYNKVDTIEQKVSELKELIPEASIGFVHGQMSEVRLENTLLDFINGEYDVLVTTTIIETGVDIPNANTLFIENADHMGLSTLYQLRGRVGRSNRIAYAYLMYRPDKSLTEVSEKRLEAIKGFTELGSGFKIAMRDLSIRGAGNILGASQSGFIDSVGFEMYSQLLEEAIAKKQGQEHRRQKSNAELNLQIDAYLPNEYISDQRQKIEIYKQIREMNSATDYEYLQDELIDRFGEYPDVVAYLLEIGLVKAYLDQVFVRLIERKQQKVTVKFEPIAKQLFLTQDYFKALSMTQLKAQIAEEKGLIEVIFDIRKKKDFEILEALKQFGQTLLEIKQEKEEDYSS; translated from the coding sequence ATGAATGTAATTGATTTAGTGAGTCAAAACTCCAACCTTCTATCCTGGCAACAAGGTTTGCAAAAAAATAATAGGGAATTGATCTTAGGATTGTCTGCGACCACAAAGGCTATTGTAATGGCTTCAGCATTTGATTCTATTGAAAAAGCAGTCCTCATCACTTCCAGTTATAACGAAGCAGAACGATTGGCCAGTGATTTTATTGCCTTACTTGGAGAAGAGAAAGTCCATACATTTTTGGGAGATGATAACCCTTTAGCAGAATTTGTTTTTGCTTCACAAGAAAGGCAATTTGCACGATTAGAGGCTTTGAACTTTTTATGTCAAGAAGATCGTCAAGGCATCCTTGTGACCAATGTGAGTGGTATAAAACTACTATTACCTTCTCCTAAAGTTTTTGCATCTAGCATTTTTCAATTGAAGGTTGGTCAAGAAATAGACTTAACTACTCTGAGTGACACATTACAAAAGATTGGCTATCAAAAGGTGAGCCAAGTTTTGCAACAGGGAGAGTTTAGTCTACGAGGAGATATTTTAGATATCTTTGAGATTGAACAACTCAAACCCTATCGGATTGAATTTTTCGGAGATGAGATTGATGGAATCCGAATCTTTGACCCAGAAAGTCAGCGTTCTGTTGAAAATGTTGAAGAAGTTCAACTGAAGGCAGTGAGTGATCTATTGTTGCAAGAGGAAGATTTTATCCGTGGTCAGCAACAAATCGAACAATTGCAAGAACAGAGCGCGAATGAAGAATTTAAATCTTATCTAGCAGAAATTCTAGGAGATATTTCTCAAAGGAAACTCCATCCGGATCTTAGAAAATTTATTAGTTTCTTTTACAAGAAACAATATACCCTATTTGATTATCTCCCTAAACATACTCCAGTCTTTCTGGATGATTATCAAAAAATAGCAGATCAAATAGCAAGATTTGAACTAGATACAGCTAATCTTTTGACGGAAGATTTACATAAAAATAGAGCTTCTTCTCGCCAAGTGTATTTTGCAGATACCAGTACAACATTACGAAAATATACGCCTGCAACTTATTTTTCAAACTTTCAAAAAGGATTGGGAAATCTGAAGTTTGATCATTTGTATCAATTCAATCAATATCCAATGCAGGAGTTTTTTGGACAATTTGATTTACTAAAAGAGGAAATTGAACGGTATCGAAAATCAAACTATACTGTTATTGTCCAAGCAACTTCTCATCACAATCTTCAACAGCTCCATAAAAATTTAGAAGAGTATGGGATTCGATTAGATTATATTGATGGGGATACGATCATTCCTCAAGCTAGTCAATTAGTCGTTGGAGGATTAGCTCACGGTTTTCAATTTGTTGATGAAAAAATTGTCTACATTACAGAATCAGAGATTTATCAGAAAAAGATCAAACGAAAGATTCGCAGGCAAAATATTTCCAATGCAGAACGCCTAAAAAATTATAATGAATTGGAAAAAGGGGACTATGTTGTTCACCAAGTTCATGGTATTGGTCAATATTTGGGAATTGAAACGATTGAAATTTCGGGTGTCCATCGTGATTATGTTTCAATTCAATATCAAAATGGAGATCGCATCTCGATTCCTGTCGATCAGATTCAGATGTTGTCCAAATACGTTGCAAGTGATGGAAAAGCGCCAAAAATTAACAAGTTAAATGATGGGCGTTTCCAAAAAACGAAGCAAAAGGTTCAGACCCAGGTGGAGGACATTGCAGATGATTTGATAAAACTTTATGCTGAGCGTAGTCAATTAGAAGGATTTGCCTATTCCAAAGATGATGAAAATCAAGAGGCTTTTGAACAAGATTTTCCATATATTGAAACAGATGATCAATTACGTTCCATTGAAGAAATCAAAAAAGATATGGAATCGAATCGTCCGATGGACCGATTGCTGGTTGGAGACGTCGGTTTTGGGAAAACAGAGGTCGCTATGCGAGCAGCCTTTAAGGCAGTAAATGATCATAAACAAGTAGCAGTGCTGGTTCCTACCACTGTGCTTGCCCAACAACATTATGCCAATTTTAAGGAACGTTTTGAATCTTTTGCAGTAGAGGTTGCTGTTTTAAGTCGTTTCCAGAGTAAGGCAGAGCAGAAAGAAACGCTTGAAAAGTTGAAAAAAGGACGAGTGGATATTATTATTGGAACTCACCGACTCTTGTCCAAAGATGTTGTTTTTTCAGACTTAGGCTTAATCGTGATTGATGAAGAACAACGTTTTGGAGTGAAGCACAAAGAAACCTTGAAAGAATTGAAAAAAAAGGTGGATGTGCTTACCTTGACAGCTACCCCTATTCCTCGAACTCTTCATATGTCTATGCTAGGAATTCGAGATTTGTCTGTCATCGAAACACCTCCGACCAATCGGTATCCTGTGCAAACTTTTGTATTAGAGACCAATCCAACCATTATTCGAGACGCTGTGTTGCGGGAGATGGATCGTGGAGGACAGGCCTATTATCTTTACAATAAGGTAGATACAATTGAACAAAAGGTGTCTGAATTAAAAGAGTTGATTCCAGAGGCTTCGATTGGCTTTGTTCATGGCCAGATGAGTGAAGTTCGCTTGGAAAATACCCTATTGGATTTCATTAATGGCGAATACGATGTCTTAGTGACGACAACCATTATTGAGACAGGTGTGGATATTCCAAATGCCAATACACTCTTTATTGAAAATGCGGATCATATGGGACTTTCAACTCTTTATCAACTAAGAGGTCGTGTGGGACGAAGCAATCGAATTGCTTATGCTTATTTGATGTATCGTCCAGACAAATCTCTTACAGAAGTGTCTGAAAAACGTTTAGAAGCTATTAAGGGTTTTACTGAGTTGGGGTCTGGATTTAAAATTGCTATGCGAGATCTATCGATCCGTGGAGCAGGGAATATCCTTGGAGCTTCTCAATCTGGTTTCATCGATTCAGTTGGTTTTGAAATGTATTCCCAATTGTTAGAAGAAGCTATTGCTAAAAAACAAGGCCAAGAGCATCGCAGGCAAAAGAGTAATGCAGAGTTGAACCTTCAAATAGATGCGTATTTACCTAATGAATATATTTCAGATCAACGTCAAAAAATTGAAATTTACAAACAAATTCGTGAAATGAATTCTGCGACTGACTATGAATACTTGCAAGATGAATTGATCGATCGTTTTGGAGAATACCCAGATGTTGTCGCCTACCTACTTGAAATTGGTTTAGTGAAAGCATATTTGGATCAAGTCTTTGTCCGTCTTATTGAGAGAAAACAACAAAAAGTGACAGTGAAATTTGAACCTATTGCAAAACAACTGTTTTTAACACAGGATTATTTCAAAGCTCTGTCAATGACGCAGTTGAAGGCACAGATTGCAGAAGAAAAGGGATTGATTGAAGTGATCTTCGATATTCGAAAGAAGAAAGATTTTGAAATTTTAGAAGCTCTGAAGCAATTTGGTCAAACCTTATTGGAAATTAAACAGGAAAAAGAAGAGGACTACAGTTCTTAG
- a CDS encoding RNA-binding S4 domain-containing protein: MRLDKYLKVSRIIKRRPVAKEVADKGRIKVNGVLAKSSTDLKVNDQIEVRFGNKVLTVKVLEMLDSTKKEDASKMYEIISETRIEEDA; this comes from the coding sequence ATGAGATTAGATAAATATTTAAAAGTTTCTCGCATTATTAAGCGTCGTCCTGTTGCAAAGGAAGTTGCAGATAAAGGGCGAATCAAAGTCAATGGAGTATTAGCCAAAAGTTCAACGGATTTGAAAGTGAATGATCAAATTGAAGTTCGTTTTGGAAATAAAGTATTGACGGTTAAAGTCTTGGAAATGTTGGATAGTACAAAAAAAGAAGATGCATCCAAAATGTACGAAATAATTAGTGAAACAAGGATAGAAGAAGATGCCTAA
- a CDS encoding FtsB family cell division protein encodes MPKNIVQMNNKYIKDESQRKRFLEEERKKRNRFLGLVLILVMLLFILPTYNLAQSYQSLQDKKEQYKQLEKEYKETSEQKEYQQDIAKKLKDDDYATKYARAKYSFSKDGEYVYTIPDLLPQ; translated from the coding sequence ATGCCTAAAAATATCGTTCAAATGAACAATAAATATATCAAAGACGAAAGTCAGCGAAAACGTTTTTTAGAAGAAGAAAGAAAAAAACGCAATCGTTTTCTAGGGCTCGTTTTGATATTGGTCATGTTACTGTTTATTCTTCCAACTTATAATTTAGCCCAGAGCTATCAATCGCTACAAGATAAAAAAGAACAATATAAACAGTTGGAAAAAGAGTATAAAGAAACAAGTGAACAAAAAGAATACCAACAAGACATCGCTAAAAAATTAAAAGACGATGATTATGCAACAAAATATGCACGCGCCAAGTATTCTTTTTCAAAAGATGGTGAATATGTTTATACCATCCCAGATTTACTCCCCCAATAA
- a CDS encoding SP_0009 family protein, whose protein sequence is MENILQTVKQFLEFSDEKLEELKKKNQMVKLQKDEKERNTSV, encoded by the coding sequence ATGGAAAATATCTTACAAACAGTTAAACAATTTCTTGAATTTTCGGATGAAAAATTAGAGGAATTAAAAAAGAAAAACCAAATGGTCAAACTTCAAAAGGATGAAAAGGAAAGGAATACAAGTGTCTAA
- a CDS encoding serine hydrolase: MKRKGIQVSKRFLLLLLVPILFIGSQAASVEQSESSQTMAHPSEIYFSSIPANPNVYRKISVFSDPQLKKAKGEILPNTPFTIEQLFVNDERKAVFKIADKGYVLADSSVIFSDVVQETQEKKQAMWLKPGFKVYDRPLINGAQEKNTPLSPYTKVTVLRTAKTLRDEFVEIEGQGWVNKAFVTEKDNRMEKVQDLLNSKYNSSSYGIYVKQLETGNTAGINPQKEMYSASVTKLPYLYYVQEQLNKKAISPSTTYKYIPEVNDFKGGYEPEGSGSLSKTPDGKEYSVQELVDKIAKESDNVGHNILNYYVTHQSDQDFQKTLDKIAKKHWDVEKREASAEMAGNVMEAVYQQNGPIIDALSSTKYDDQRIARDLPVKVAHKIGDAYDFRHDVAIVYTNSPYVIAIFTDHSNYDTISNISKDIYEVLK, encoded by the coding sequence ATGAAAAGGAAAGGAATACAAGTGTCTAAACGATTTCTGCTCCTATTGTTAGTTCCAATTTTATTTATTGGGTCTCAAGCAGCGAGTGTCGAGCAGTCTGAGTCTTCTCAGACAATGGCTCATCCATCAGAAATTTATTTTTCTTCAATTCCAGCGAACCCTAATGTCTATCGCAAAATTTCTGTTTTTTCTGATCCTCAGTTGAAAAAAGCAAAAGGAGAAATTCTTCCCAACACACCGTTTACAATCGAACAACTCTTTGTAAATGATGAAAGAAAAGCTGTATTTAAAATAGCAGATAAAGGATATGTATTAGCAGATTCTTCTGTCATTTTTTCTGATGTTGTACAAGAAACACAAGAAAAAAAACAAGCCATGTGGCTAAAACCTGGTTTTAAAGTGTACGACCGACCCTTAATAAATGGTGCACAAGAAAAAAATACACCTCTTTCTCCTTATACAAAAGTGACAGTCTTACGTACAGCTAAGACTTTACGAGATGAGTTTGTGGAGATTGAAGGTCAAGGCTGGGTGAACAAAGCATTCGTCACTGAAAAAGATAATCGAATGGAAAAAGTCCAGGACTTGTTAAATAGTAAATACAATTCTTCTTCGTATGGAATCTATGTGAAACAATTAGAGACTGGAAATACTGCTGGGATCAATCCGCAAAAAGAAATGTATTCTGCCAGTGTAACGAAATTACCATACTTGTACTATGTCCAAGAACAACTCAATAAAAAAGCCATTTCTCCATCTACAACCTACAAGTATATTCCAGAAGTAAATGATTTCAAAGGAGGCTATGAACCAGAAGGAAGTGGTAGTCTTTCAAAAACACCAGATGGAAAAGAATATAGTGTTCAAGAGTTGGTAGATAAAATTGCAAAAGAATCAGATAATGTTGGACATAATATCTTAAATTATTATGTCACTCATCAATCAGATCAAGATTTCCAAAAAACTTTGGATAAAATTGCAAAAAAACATTGGGATGTTGAAAAAAGAGAAGCATCCGCTGAAATGGCTGGCAATGTCATGGAAGCTGTTTATCAACAGAATGGCCCTATTATTGATGCGCTCTCCTCTACAAAATATGATGATCAACGGATTGCGCGTGACCTTCCAGTAAAGGTTGCTCATAAAATTGGAGATGCCTATGATTTTAGGCATGATGTTGCGATTGTATACACAAATTCACCCTATGTAATAGCCATTTTTACAGATCATTCGAATTATGATACGATTTCCAACATTTCAAAAGATATCTATGAGGTATTGAAATAA
- the tilS gene encoding tRNA lysidine(34) synthetase TilS, translating to MEKRFLEFCEKQDLFTPHRRVLVALSGGLDSMNLYELLYKNKERLKIHLVLAHVNHGQRPESDLEESELRTLADRRETRIHVAHYSGDFTEAKARTFRYDFFKQIMEKEDCTALVTGHHANDQAETTFMRLIRGTKLRHLSGIPVRQPFGKGELIRPLLTFTKDELMEIPHFEDSSNDSQDYFRNRVRHQYLPEFEKENPQMQVSLRYLAEEVTHWHQALKELTSELTIQDLSSFRTYSHSVQSFLLEEYLAQFPDLQLGRVQFQELLDLLRKKRNCVHYLKSNYELHQEYDFFEIQKISQKSDDQLLPFLLEFGNIFEIANYKLSFGQPLVGENVEILSVSRETPILIRRRKEGDQLLVNGHHQKLRRWFINHKIPISLRQKALIIEQNHNILSVVGLVTSDLSQPSKSGIMKDSLYIQKIDR from the coding sequence ATGGAAAAGCGATTTTTAGAGTTTTGTGAAAAACAAGATCTATTTACTCCCCATCGCCGTGTTTTGGTTGCCTTATCTGGTGGATTGGATTCAATGAATCTGTATGAACTTTTATATAAGAATAAAGAACGATTGAAAATCCATCTGGTACTCGCTCATGTCAATCATGGACAAAGACCAGAATCAGATTTAGAAGAAAGTGAACTTCGAACGCTAGCTGATAGGCGAGAGACACGTATTCATGTGGCTCACTATTCGGGTGATTTTACGGAAGCAAAAGCTCGTACCTTTCGTTATGATTTTTTTAAACAGATTATGGAGAAAGAGGATTGCACCGCTTTAGTAACGGGTCATCATGCAAATGATCAAGCTGAAACAACTTTCATGCGCTTGATACGAGGAACAAAATTACGCCATTTAAGTGGTATTCCTGTACGCCAACCATTTGGCAAGGGTGAGTTAATCCGTCCTTTGTTAACTTTTACCAAAGATGAGTTGATGGAAATCCCTCACTTTGAAGACAGTAGCAATGACTCACAGGACTATTTTCGAAATCGTGTACGCCATCAATACCTTCCAGAATTTGAAAAAGAAAATCCCCAAATGCAAGTAAGTCTTCGTTATTTAGCAGAGGAAGTGACTCATTGGCACCAAGCACTGAAAGAATTGACTAGCGAGTTAACCATTCAAGATTTATCTTCTTTTAGAACGTATTCTCATTCTGTACAATCATTCTTATTAGAAGAGTATCTGGCACAATTTCCAGATTTGCAACTTGGTAGGGTACAGTTTCAAGAATTATTAGATTTACTGCGAAAAAAAAGAAATTGCGTTCATTATTTAAAGTCGAATTATGAACTACATCAAGAATATGATTTCTTTGAAATACAAAAAATCAGTCAAAAGTCGGATGACCAACTCCTTCCATTTTTGTTAGAATTTGGGAATATCTTTGAAATTGCAAATTATAAACTATCTTTTGGACAACCATTAGTAGGGGAAAATGTAGAAATTCTTTCTGTTTCACGCGAAACTCCCATCTTAATTAGAAGGAGAAAGGAAGGAGATCAGCTGCTTGTTAATGGACACCATCAAAAATTAAGACGATGGTTTATCAACCATAAAATTCCAATCTCTCTTCGGCAAAAGGCTCTCATTATAGAACAGAATCATAATATTCTTTCTGTAGTGGGATTGGTAACGAGTGATTTGAGTCAGCCCTCAAAAAGTGGTATAATGAAAGATAGTCTTTATATTCAAAAAATAGATAGGTAA
- the hpt gene encoding hypoxanthine phosphoribosyltransferase, translated as MLEKDIKKVLVSHDEIVEAAKKLGETLTKEYQGKNPIFVGILKGSVPFMAELINHVDTHIELDFMLVSSYHGGTASSGIINIIKDIDQDITGRDILFVEDIIDTGKTLKSLKELFEERNAASVKIATLLDKPEGRLVEIEADYTCFTIPNEFVVGYGLDYDENYRNLPYVGVLKEEVYSK; from the coding sequence ATGTTAGAAAAAGATATAAAAAAAGTATTAGTTTCACATGATGAAATTGTAGAAGCAGCAAAGAAATTGGGTGAAACCCTAACAAAAGAGTACCAAGGAAAAAATCCAATTTTTGTTGGAATTTTGAAAGGCTCTGTTCCATTTATGGCAGAGTTGATCAACCACGTAGATACACATATTGAATTGGATTTTATGCTGGTTTCAAGTTATCATGGTGGTACAGCAAGCTCAGGTATTATTAATATTATCAAGGATATCGACCAAGATATTACTGGTAGAGATATTTTATTTGTAGAAGATATTATCGATACAGGCAAAACCCTCAAGAGTCTGAAAGAACTCTTTGAAGAACGAAATGCAGCATCTGTAAAGATTGCTACCTTACTGGATAAACCTGAGGGACGTTTGGTTGAGATTGAAGCAGATTACACTTGCTTTACGATTCCAAATGAGTTTGTTGTCGGATATGGTTTAGACTATGATGAAAATTATCGTAACTTACCATATGTTGGTGTATTAAAAGAAGAAGTGTACTCAAAATAG